From the genome of Leptodactylus fuscus isolate aLepFus1 chromosome 1, aLepFus1.hap2, whole genome shotgun sequence, one region includes:
- the PIGY gene encoding phosphatidylinositol N-acetylglucosaminyltransferase subunit Y, with the protein MFLSLPTLTVLVPLLSLSGIFYSASVDDDFPQGCTSTASVCFYSLLLPITLPVYVFFHLWTWMGLKLFRHN; encoded by the coding sequence ATGTTCCTATCTCTCCCCACCCTGACTGTGCTAGTGCCTCTCTTGTCTCTCTCTGGAATCTTTTACTCTGCCTCTGTGGATGATGACTTCCCCCAGGGATGTACCAGCACAGCAAGTGTGTGTTTCTACAGCCTGCTTCTTCCCATCACCCTGCCGGTCTATGTTTTTTTTCATCTGTGGACATGGATGGGACTTAAGCTTTTCAGGCATAATTAA